A genome region from Equus caballus isolate H_3958 breed thoroughbred chromosome 19, TB-T2T, whole genome shotgun sequence includes the following:
- the LOC138919042 gene encoding heparan sulfate glucosamine 3-O-sulfotransferase 4-like, producing the protein MTPWPAPPPPLPPLLAAPPLPGAQAAFSLRLVPVCHLPVLQPPGRLGHPAVPRGAAGAAGTAAEPLPSPPPPSLLPPPMRLGTPSQPSALPPDNASREEPPEPSKQPPAPGADGWGLASGSGFARDPWLRTPVAPGEMITAQSALLEREAQKSSTTHEELAGRRAVNGSSERGGDLSTPNYGEKKLPQALIIGVKKGGTRELLEAIQSTRTCGPWA; encoded by the coding sequence ATGACCCCGTGGCCCGCACCTCCTCCGCCTCTGCCTCCACTTCTCGCCGCGCCGCCGCTGCCTGGCGCGCAAGCTGCTTTTTCTCTGCGCCTTGTCCCTGTCTGTCACCTACCTGTGCTACAGCCTCCTGGGCGGCTCGGGCACCCTGCAGTTCCCCGTGGTGCTGCAGGAGCCGCCGGCACTGCCGCCGAGCCCCTGCCGAGCCCGCCGCCACCCTCTCTACTGCCGCCCCCCATGCGCCTCGGCACCCCCTCACAGCCCTCCGCGCTGCCGCCGGACAACGCGAGCCGCGAGGAGCCTCCGGAGCCCTCcaagcagccccctgcccccgggGCCGACGGCTGGGGTCTGGCGAGCGGCAGCGGGTTCGCTAGGGACCCCTGGCTCCGGACCCCTGTGGCCCCTGGCGAGATGATCACGGCGCAGAGCGCGCTGCTGGAGAGGGAAGCGCAGAAGTCCAGCACCACCCACGAGGAGCTCGCAGGCCGGAGAGCGGTGAATGGGAGCAGCGAGAGGGGCGGCGACCTCAGCACCCCcaactatggggagaagaagctgcCACAGGCGCTCATCATCGGGGTCAAAAAAGGAGGCACCCGCGAGCTGCTGGAGGCGATCCAGTCCACCCGGACGTGCGGGCCGTGGGCGTAG